CTTTGCATCAAACCTGCGCAAAAAAAGCGATTTATCCCCTGCGCCCGCCGCCCTAACATCCGCTGCATCCAAACCCCAAAGCACAGGAGGGCCCGGCATGGACATGATCAGAAAGGCAGAATCCCGCGGACGCGCCAACTTCGGCTGGCTCGACAGCCGCCACAGCTTTTCCTTCGGCAGCTACTACGATCCCCGCCATATGGGGATATCGGTACTGCGGGTAATCAACGACGATACGGTCAAGGGGGGCGCCGGCTTCGGCGCGCACGGGCACCGCGATATGGAGATCATTTCTTACGTGCTCGAGGGCGCGATCGAACACCGCGACAGCACCGGCAACCACTTTGTGGTGCCCGCCGGCGAGGTCCAGCGCATGAGCGCCGGCCGCGGAATTCAGCACTCGGAGTTCAATGCGTCGCGCCACCAGCGGCTGCGCTTTCTGCAGATCTGGATCGAGCCGAATGTGACCGGCATAGAGCCGGAGTATGAGCAGGCGCGCATTGAGCAGCGCGGGCAACTGACCCCGCTGGTTACCACCGACGGCCGTGACGGCTCCCTCAGCCTGCACCAGGATGCCGGTCTCTACCGCCTGCGGCTGCAGCCGGGCGAGGCCTTTACCCTGCAGACCGGCCCACGCACCGGCTACCTGCACGTGATTGACGGCAGTGCCGCTGCCGGCACCGCGCAGCTGGCCGCCGGTGACGGCGCGGCGATGATCAAAACCCGCGAGCAGTTGTTATCCGCCGGCAAAGCGGGCCTGGAAGCCCTCTGGTTCGACCTGCCGCGCGACTATTAACCCGGCAATCAAATATTTCGTCCTGAAATATTTGATTGCCGCCCTTGAAATACTCGCGAAGATACGTCGATCTCCTTGTATTTCAAGGGCTTGCCCCGGTCTTCAGCCGGCGGAGGGATAGTCCCGCAGCTCGTCACCGAGCAGTTCATGCAGCGGCGCCAGCTGGCTGGCGAATTTTTTCCACTGCTCGGTGCCACTGCGATAAATCGGCTGGCGCACCTGCTCGGCACTGGGCGTGCGCACCGCCCGTTCACTCTGGTGGAAATCGACACAGGCCTGCTCGAATGGCAGACCACAGAAATCGAGAATCCGCGCGACCTCGCCCTCCAGGTTCTCCACCACGGATTCATAGTGCACGCGTAATACCTTGCCGGGTAGCACGCGATCCCAGTGGGCCATCAGGCGCACATAGTCGCGGTAGTATTCCCCGATCTGCTTGAGCCCGTAGGTAAACTCCTGGCCGTCGGCGAACAGCTGCTTGAAACCACTGAAACAGCAGGCCAGCGGGTGGCGGCGCGCGTCGATAATTTTGGCGTTGGGCAGCATCAGGCGGATCAGGCCGATGTGGCGGAAGTTGTTCGGCATCTTGTCGATAAACAGCGGCGCGCCCTGGCGATGGATGCGTGTTTCCTCGATAAACTGCCGCCCCAGCTGCTCGAGCTGCGCCGGCTCCAGCTCGTGTAACACGCCCGGATAGCGCGGCTCGTCGCTGACGCGGCGGCGACCGTCGAGGCGCCGCGCCATGGCCATGATATTGTGCAGCTCCAGCGTGCCGTCCACCTGCGAGTGCGAGGCGAGGATCTGCTCCAGCAGGGTCGAACCGGCGCGCGGCAGCCCGACAATAAAAATGGGATCGGCGGCATCACAACCTGCACCGGAAAACTTGTCGAACAGCGCCGCCGTGCAGTTGGCAATCTGCAGATCGGTATCGCGGCGGTTCTGCTCGATACTGTAGCGGCACTCCGCGAGCTTCAGCACATTGCCCTGTTCGTACCATTGAAAGGCCTCGGCAAACTCGCCGCGATCTTCCAGTGCCTTGCCCAGCGCGAAACAGAAGTGATAGCGATCCTCATGGGCCGTCGATGGCGCTGCCACCTGCGCGCGCATCTGCTCGATCTCACGATCGGTGAAGCGGTAGGTTTTCATATTGGCGAGGCTCCAGTAGGCGTCGCCAAAATCCGCTTTCGCGTTGTAGGCATCGCGGTAGGCGTGATTGGCCGCCTCTGCGTCGCCGATGGTCTTCAGGGTGTGGCCGCGCTGCAGGTGAATGGCGTGCAACTCCGGCGCCGCCGCGGCGATGCGGTCGTAGATCGCCAGCGCGGCCTGGTAATCCCCCACCATCGCACTCTGGGTCGCAAACAGGATCTCCGCCTGGCGCCCGCCCTGCTGCTCGCGCAGGGTTTTGGCCTGCTCCAGTGCGGCGGCGAATTTCTGCCGCTTGCGCAGCACGCCGATATAGTCAAAGCGCGCCTGCTGGAACTCCGGATACAGTGCCAGGCAGCTCTCCAGCAGAAAATCGGCGTCGTCGAGAATACCCAGTTCGGCGCCCACCAGTGCCAGCAGACGCATCCCCTCCGGGTGGTGCTTGTGCTGCTGCAGAAAGGCGCGGCACAACTGCTCGGCTTTGTAGAGCTTGCCGTCGTACAAGAGGCTGGCGACACTGACCAGCTCCGCCGGCAGTTTCTGCAGGTGCTGGAACTGTTGCAGTGCGTGCTGCGCCTCCTCGGCACGCCCCAGGGTGCGCGATGCCAGCGCCAGCCCTTTCCAGCTGGCGTGCAGCGCCGGGTTCAATTCCACCGCATGACCAAAGGCCGCGGCCGCCGCGCCGCTGTCCCCGAGCTGCGCATAATTGTGACCGCGCTCCTGGAATGCGCGCGCGTAGCGGCTCTCCACCGCAAGCAGTTTTTCCAGCGTTTCCAGCGCGCGCTGATGTTCAGCGTGATAACGCAGGCCGGTGGCCAACAGGTAATACGTTTCGACATCTTGCGGGAAGTCCCGCGTGAGCTGTTCCGCCAGCTCCACTGCACGGACAAAATTGCGCTGCTGCAGTGCCTCGCGCACCGGCGCTATCGATCCCTGCGGAGCGGCTGCTCCGGTCAAAGAATGGGGAGTATCAGACAAATCGAAACCCTCAATTCAGGCATAGCCACAACAGTAAAGGGCCGGGTGGACTTAAGTCCACCCGGCCCTCAGTTGTCCCGACTCGCGCCGGGACAATGGCGATTACCGATGCATGGATCAGAAATCGTAGCTCAGCTTCACGCCCAGGGTACGCGGGCGATTGGTGGTAATACGCTTGGAATTGTCCAGCGTATTGATGAACAGCTGGGCCCGTTCATCGGTCAGGTTTTCCGCGTAGAGTTCCACCCCCCAGTGCATTTCACGCAAACCGACGGAAGCATCCGCGGTGGTGTAGGCATCCTGCTTGAAGCGGTCGTTGGGCTGTACCACGATGGAGCTCCAGGCTTCATCGCTGTACTGCACACCAAGCTGCCAGTAGGCATCGAAGCGAGAGATGTTCCACTCATAGCGCGCGCGCAGGTTGAACTGCAGCGGCGGTGACAGAGCCAGTTCACTGCCCTCGGGCGCGACGTTTACGGCACTGGCCGGCACATCGGTGATCTCCGTATCATTGTAGGAGAAGGCGCCTGTCAGCTGCAGGTTCTCCGTCGGCAGCCAGGTGACGTCCCCTTCGATACCGTTAATCTGCGCATCCAGCGCATTGTCCAGGTAGAACAGGAAATAGACGCTGGGATCGAATACCGCGGTCTGGATATCCTTCCAGTCCACGTGATAGACGCTGCCGTTGAACTGCAGCGAGCGGTCCAGCAGGCTGGTCTTCCAACCCGCTTCGTAGTTGTCCACGGTGTCCGTGCTCACCGTGTACGGCACGGTCGTGGTCGCATTACCGTTGCCGCCGCCGCGGTTGTAGGCCGGCGGGCGGAACCCCTCCGAGTAAGTAGCGTAAAACAGCATATCGCTGTTGGGCGTATAACTCAGGGTGAACTTGGTGATGGTGTCGCTTTCGTTCAGCGGCGTATCGATGTTGTTATTGGCCCACTTGGAGTCCAGGTTGTCGCCGTACTTGTCGACGTCGACCCCATCGGCAAACTGCGGCGAGTTACCGAACGCGGAGTTGGCAGAGCCCAGCAGCTTCACGTCGATATCGTAGCGGCGCAGACCCACGGTCGCAGTCAGCTGGTCGGTGAGGTCGTAGGAGAGTTCACCGAAGAAGGCCAGCTGCTTTTCCGTGCGGGTGATATCGTTGAAGAAGGCCACTTCCGCCGGGCGCGCGCCGCTGTCGATGGCGGTGGACTTGACCGGGTCGGTGGTATCCGGGGACCAGCCGCGCGGGTAGTTTTCCGGGAAGCCCAGATCGGCGACCGACGGATAGACGAAGTTACCGCGATCGAGAATCTCCGAGTTCTCGTAGAAGACACCGGCGGTCAGGCGCCAGGGGTATTCCTGCGGGGTGGAGAGGCGCAGCTCGTGGCTGACGTGCGTGTTTTCCACCTGGCCGACGTAGCCCTTGGTCGGGTCGTAGCAGGTATCCACGTAGTCACAGGTGTAGTAGGCCACGTAGGCACCGACGTCGTTGTAGCCGGTGTAGTCCATGGATTGCTCAACTTCGCGATCCAGGTAGGCGCCGGTGTAAACCACGTCCAGGGCGGCGAGGCGGCCCTCGAGGGTCCAGCTGGTCAGGTCGAAGCTGTCTTTCAGGTAATCGTCGAAGTAGCGCCGCACTTCCAGGTCGCCGACATTTTCCGGGTCGTGGTCGAAGACCCCATCCGTATCCAGATCCTGGTGCGTGTGCTGGAGCAGCGCATCCCAATCGTCGTTGATCGCGTATTTGACCCCGATACGCGCACCGCGATAGGTGGCATCGTTGAAGTCATCCTTGACCAGGTCTTCGTTAGTGGCGCTGGTGACCGGCAGCCCCTTCCAGGCCGGGTTTACCGAGGCATCCGGGGTGTAGGTGCCGGCAACATTGTCGATGTAACCGCCCTCGTTGGACTGGTAGGCCGCAACCCGCACCGCCAGTTTGTCATCGATCAGCGGCAGGTTGACCACCGACTCCAGCTTGTTGGACATCGCACCGTGTTCAGTGCTCGACAGACCGGCGTCGACACTCAGTTCGAATTCATTCAGCTTGGGCTTGTTGGTAATCAGGCGCACGGTGCCCGCCTGCGAGCTGGCGCCGAACAGGGTGCCCTGCGGGCCCTTGAGTACCTCGACGCGCTCGATGTCGGTAACGTAGACATCCAGGTTGCGTCCGCCGATGCTCACCGGCGCCTCGTCCAGGTACAGCGCCACATTCGGCGCGGTGCCATTGGCCTGGGAGAGCTGGGTAGCGATGGTCTCGGTGGCCATACCGCGAATATAAATCGACGACTGCCCTGGGCCGCGCCCGCCGGCGGTGATATTCGGCATGTAGCGGATATAGTCGTCAAAGTTATTGACGTTCAGGTTTTTCAGGCTTTCCTCCCCCAGCGCCTGCACGGTCACGGGAATATCCTGTGTACTGGCGGCACGTTTGGTGGCGGTGACCGTCACCTCCTCAATCTGCTTCGGCTCCGCGACCGCGGACTGGCTGCTGAAGACAACCGCCGAGGCGGCAAGCATTGCGCTGTGCAGTTTGTTTTTCTCGAACACTGAGTTCTCCTTGCTCCTTACTTTTCGAATACAGCACCCATCCGCCAGCAGTCCCCGACAGAGACCGACGTAGCCGACAGCAAGCATCTGCACAGTGGCCAAAACCATATGCTGGACGCGCAGTCATCTCGCTGAAAATTTAGTGATCTAATTATTATGATGAGCTTTGTCGAGCGAAGAGCGTAAAAACAATCACCCTTCGAACGAACTGCAGGGGACTAACCGTAAGTAGATTACTGGCCTGAGTGCTAATTTTCGCGGAAATTCTACAAAAATGTGGCGAAAAGATAAACCTTTGCTTCAAAACGCTCAAAAATAGATCAATTCTTGTTCGCAATGTAATCCACCGGAGCAGACTCATTATTTCGAACTCAAATATTTTTTAGTCGACTGATATTCAAATGTTGTTGTGTGGGCGACCGGCCTGTCGTCTTTTATCCACAATCAGATTACAGTGGCAGCACTGTGAAAGGATGGAAAATAGATGGACACACTCCCCCTGCGCATCGACATTGTTTCCGACGTGGTCTGCCCCTGGTGTGTGATCGGCTACCTGCGCCTGCAACGGGCTATCGCCAGCTTCGGCGATCAGTTCGCGACCGAGGTGCACTGGCTGCCGTTCGAACTGAATCCACAGATGCCAGCCAGTGGAGAAAATCTGCGCGAGCACCTGGCGCGGAAGTACGGCACGACGCCACAGGAGAGTATCCAGGCGCGCCAGCGACTGACAGATCTCGGCGCCGACCTCGGTTTCGAGTTCAGTTACCGCGATGATATGTGCATGTACAACACTTTCCGCGCACACCAATTGCTGCACTGGGCCGCGGCCTACGATCGCCAGACCGATCTGAGCCTGCGCCTGTTCCGCGACTTCTTCCAGCATCAAAAAAATGTCGACGACATTAGCGTGCTGACAGAGGCCGCCGCCGCGGTAGGATTGAATGCGCGCGAGGCGGGCGAGATCCTGGACAACCAGACCTATGCCGGTACCGTGCGTGAGCTGGAACAACAGATAAGCAGCCAGGGGGTTCACAGCGTGCCGCTGTTTATCCTCAACCGCCAGTACGGTATCGGCGGCGCCCAGGAAGTGGAGACATTCCGCCGCGAGCTGCAGACACTGATCGATGAAGCCGGCGCGGGGTAAGCCCGCCGCCACCCTCACCCTGCTCGGCACCCTGACGGGCGCTGCGGTGATCTCGACAACGGCTCTCGACAACGGCTTAGTGGCGACACTGACCGTCGGCGTGGCGGCGTCCTGACGGAGGCCACCACGCCGCTCAGCTCAGTGCTTCAACAGATAATCCGCGTGAAAACGCAGGTGCTGCTCGATAAACGAGGCGATGAAGTAGTAGCTGTGGTCGTAACCCGAGTGGTGTTCGACCTTGATCGGGTAGCCGGCGCCCTCGGCGGCGGTCTCCAGGGCGTGGGGTTTCAGCTGGGTTTCCAGGAACTGGTCCTCTTCGCCCTGGGAGACCAGGATCGGCAATTGTTCCGTCGCGCGGCCGATCAGTACCGTCGCGTCGTAATCCTCCCAGCTGACACGATCGGCGCCCAGGTAGGCGGCGAAGGCCTTTTCCCCCCAGGGGCAGGCCATCGGGTTACAGATCGGGCTGAATGCGGAGATGGATGTGAAGCGCTGCGGATTGCGCAGGCCAATCACCAGCGCGCCGTGGCCACCCATGGAGTGCCCGGCGATGGCGCGGCGCTGGTTCACCGGGAAATTCGCCTCCACCAGTTGCGGCAGCTCACTCACCACATAGTCGTACATGCGGTAGTGCTGTTTCCACGGCTCGTGCGTCGCATTGAGGTAAAAGCCCGCGCCCTGCCCCAGGTCGTAGCTTTCATCGTCGGCGACACCGTCCCCGCGCGGACTGGTATCCGGAATGACCAGGGCAATCCCCAGCTCCGCGGCCATGCGCTGGGCGCCGGCTTTCTGGCTGAAATTTTCATCGGTGCAGGTGAGGCCGGACAGCCAGTAGAGAACCGGGAACGTCTCGCCCTCTTCCGCCTGCGGCGGCAGGAAAATAGCAAAGCGCATGTCGCAGTCGAGCACCTCGGAGCGGTGCCGGTACTGGCGCTGGCTGCCGTCAAACGATTTGGTTGCAGTGACAAGCTCAAGTGACATCGATCACCTCCGATCCTAAACGTAGTGAATCACACTGCGGATACTTTTGCCCTCGTGCATCAGGTCGAAGGCCTCGTTGATTTTCTCCAGCGGCATGGTGTGGGTGATAAAATCATCCAGCTGGAATTCGCCGGCAAGATAGCGCTCCACATAGTCTGGCAGCTGCGAACGCCCCTTGACGCCACCAAAGGCGGTACCGCGCCACACGCGGCCGGTCACCAGTTGGAACGGGCGGGTGCAGATTTCCTGCCCGGCACCGGCCACGCCGATAATCACCGATTCGCCCCAGCCCTTGTGGCAGCACTCCAGCGCCGAGCGCATCACGTTCACATTGCCGATGCATTCAAACGAGTAATCCACACCACCGTCGGTCAACTCGACGATGACCTCCTGAATCGGCTGGTCGTAATTCTTCGGGTTGATACAGTCGGTGGCGCCGAGTTTTTTCGCCAGTTCAAACTTGCTCTCGTTGATATCGATGGCGATGATGCGCCCGGCCTTGGCCAGTCGCGCGCCGATCACCGTCGCCAGGCCGATGCCGCCGAGGCCGAATACCGCCACCGTCGCACCGGGTTCCACTTTGGCGGTGTTGGCCACCGCGCCCATGCCGGTGGTGACACCGCAGCCGAGCAGGCAGATTTCCTCCAGCGGCGCCTCCTTGTTGACCTTGGCCACCGAGATTTCCGGCAGCACCGTGTACTCGGAAAAGGTGGAAGTGCCCATGTAGTGGTAAATGGGCTCGCCGTTGACGGAAAAGCGGGTGGTGCCGTCGGGCATCAGCCCCTTGCCCTGGGTCTCGCGAATTTTCTGGCACAGGTTGGTCTTGCCGGACTTGCAGAATTTGCACTCGCCGCATTCAGGCGTGTACAGCGGAATCACATGGTCACCCACGGCGACGCTGGTGACACCCTCGCCCACGGATTCGACGATACCGCCACCCTCGTGGCCGAGAATCGCCGGGAAGTTGCCCTCAGGATCGTCGCCGGAGAGGGTAAAGGCATCGGTGTGGCAGACGCCGGTGGCGAGCAACCTGATACGCACCTCGCCCTTCTGCGGCGGCATCACCTCAACCTCCTCGATCGATAGTGGCGCGCCGGCCTTCCAGGCGACCGCCGCCTTGCAGCGGATGGTTTCTGCGGACATGAAATTTCCCCCGTAGGTTGTCAATTCCGCTCAGGATAGACCGGCCGGGGGGATGCGCGCAAAGGCTAATAAAATTTTAGAAACTTCCCATTGGTCGCCCAGCCGGTGCGGGACGGGAGGCGGGCAAGTGCTGGCAGGCTACTGGCGTTGTTCGCGCTGCATCTTGCGCCACTGCAGTGGCGACTTTCCATGCACCGCGCGAAACGCCTTGGAAAAGGCGCTGATATCGGTATAGCCGAGTGTGGCCGACAACAGGTTGATATCGATGCTTGATGAGCGCAGGTGCCAGCGCGCCGTTTCCATGCGCGCATCCTGTAGCAGCTGCTTGAAGCCGGCGCCGCTGCGCTGCAGGTGGCGCTGCAGCGTGCGCGCCGGCACATTGATCAACCGCGAGATCTGCGCCAGGCTGTGCCGCTGGGCACCGAGGGTCTGCAGGATCAGCGCCTTGACCTGCGCCGGCAGGTTGTCCCGGTGCTCGTCCAGCAGCTGGCGGCTGAATTCGTCGAAATAGCGCTGCAGATTCTGCCCCGGTGGCCGCAACGGGCGCTGCATCACCTCGGCCTCGAACACCAGGCTGTCGCACGCTTGCTCAAACAGCACCTCACAGTGGAAGAAGTCCCGATAGCGTTGCAGCGATGCCTGGGGCTGCTGGCGCAATGTCACGCGCAGGGGGCGGATATCCTTCCCGGCCAGATCCTGGATCAGGCGATAGCCGGCCCCCAGGGACAGCTCGCAGTACTGTGCCGCCGGCAGGCCGTGATCGAAATGGTCAAAGCGGCGCGCCACCAGATACCCGCCTTCCAGCTGGATACGCCAGTGTTCGGCCTGGTTGTGCAGCGCCATATAGCGCTGCGCTACCACCAGCGCCGCGCGCAGGTCAGCGCTCTCCAGCACCAGCTTGCCCAGCGCGCCGAGAATCCGCACTCCCTGCATATCCGCCAGACGCAGGCCGAAATCGCTACAGCGCAATTCACCCGCACAGAGATTGAGCAGGTCACACAGGGTGGCGATCGGAATCAGCAGGTCGGGGCGGCGCATGCAGTCCGCCGGCAGGCCCACCCGCGCCAGCAGCGCGGCCGGCTCACCGCCGAGGGCGGGTACCAGCTGGTTAAAGCCCGCCAGCGCACCGCTGCGGATTTCGTAATTGGGTTTCATCGACGCTCGACGATCAGCTCAGGAAGAAATGGTGCCGCAGCATGGAGGATGCACGCGGGGCAGGCGCGATCATAGCGCCAGAAGTCGCCAGACTCCAATTTGGCGCCGACCGGGTTATTGCTCGTAGAGCTCCAGCGGCAGCGCGTCGGGATCGGCAAAGAAGGTGAACTTCTTGCCGGTGTACTCATCTTCGCGGATCGGCTCCACCGCGACACCCGCGGCCTGCAGCCGTGCCGCCACCGCCTCTACGGAATCGACCCGAAACGCCAGGTGACGCAGGCCACGCGCCTCCGGATAGCTGGGGCGCGGGGGGCGATCCGGGAAGGAAAACAGCTCGATCTGGCTGCCATCCGGCAGCTGCAGGTCGAGCTTGTAGGAATCGCGCTCCGCGCGGTAGTGCTCGGCAAGCACCGCAAGCCCCAGCGTCTCGGTATAGAAGCGCTTCGACACGGCGTAGTCGGAACAGATGATCGCGGCGTGGTGTATGCCTTTGAGCATGGAAAATCTCTCCAATAGATTAGCCCGGTCACCGCGCCTGTCACCCTGAACGATGGGCTGGCCGGGAGGCATATTTATGGATGCGGCGCTGCGCCGCTCAGGTAAATGCCACCTGATCCATTGGCACCGTGCGCACGCTGCCATCGCCCGCGGGAAAATTGCGCAGTATGCGGTTGTGGTGCGCGATGATCTGTTCCGCCGGTAATGACTCGTGATCGAAGGTCGTGTGCGCCTCGCGGACCAACTCAACGGTATAGCCCAGTGATGCCGCACGCCGGCAGCTGGTATCGATGCAATAGTCCGTCTGCATACCGCAAACCACCAGCCGTGTTACTCCCCTGTCGCGCAGCCATTGATCCAGCGGGGTATGCAGAAATGTATCGCAGAAGCTCTTTTCCACCACCAGGTCCCCGGGCAGTACCTGCAGGTCTGCATCAAGCGCACCATCGGGCTCCACCCGCCGGTCTTTGACAAACACCACTGGCGCCTCGCTGGCGCGCGCCGCGGCGACCAGCGCGACCGCCCTTTCCATTACCTGCGCAGCCTGCCAGGGCCCGGCCTCCAGCAAGCTGTTTTGCAGGTCAATGGCGATGAGTACGGTATTCATGGATGTTACCCCCTACTGATTTAATCGAGCTTGATTTTGGCCGATACGGATTAACGCAGAGATTCGGACTCGAGCAGATGTTTCAGTGACTGCAAATCCTCTTCGACCGCCTGCGTGTCAGCGGCAAATTGCGCATCGGACATCTGCGGTTGGCGAAGCAGGGTAAAAATCAGCTCACTGCCGCTGCCGTTGGCGACGACCCGCATGGGATTCTGTACCACCTCCCCGTTAGCGAGTTCCACCTCATGATCCATAACACCGAACGCGTTGTGCGGCGCAAAGCGGATTTTCACCCGACCAAAGGGCGCTTCCGCCACCCAGGCGTCGCCGTCCCGCAGTACCTCGGAGCGCGCCAGGCCGGCAGCCCAGCGCGGCAGGTTCTGTGGGTTTGCCGCGAACGCATAGACGGTCTCCGGCGGGCGGTCAATCGAGATACTGATATGCACCACTTCCAACAAAATACTCCCTCCTGAAATGATCGGGAATCCCTGCTTCCAGCGGCTTCACGGTGCCCGGCCCGGCTCTATAGGCGCCAATTGGCCCAAAATTTGCTCCGTATATTGTGCAGCGCCACAGAGGTAATGACGAGAAGCGGGCACGAAGCCCGGAACCAACAACACAGCGGACAGCGAGAAAGGAGCACCGTGACAATGGACAACCACTGGCTGATGAAATCTGAAGTATTGACGCTATTGCGCCGCTTGCGCAAGCGACTGCAGGCCGAGTTCGATATCACCCTGCGCTTTTCCGATGCGGATCTGGAGGCGCAACTGGCGCGCGCGAGAGAGAGGACAGTAGACACCGAAACCCGGGAGATTATCGCCACCCTGGAATCGCGTCGCGGCGAGCCCTTCACCAGTGGCGATGAGGTGCCGCCGCGCTTCTACCGCGGCCAGCCGATCCTGCAGGAAGCCACCCGGCACGAGGATATTTATACGCTGATCTACGGCGATGAACTGCCGCAACACGATGGCTCGCGCCGCGCTAAGGGAGAACCGCTGCAGGTTTACCGCGGCCAGCCGGTACTGCGCGAGAAACCGGCTCTGGCGGCGCGCGGCCCAAGGCGATACCGCGGCCACAGCATCAGCGGCGGCCGCGGCCAGTAACGGAGCCCCAGCGAAGTGGAGCGGGATTGCGCGGTCGCCTGAAAATCGTTACCGCAAATGGAGTCTATGCGGCCGCAGCAGATCAGGATTTCTTCACGAACTTGGTCAGGATCACGATGCGCTGGCCATCCACCCGGCCCTCGATCTGTTCCGGGTTTTCGGTAAGGCTGATGCCGCGCACGGCGGTACCGCGTTTGGCCA
This region of Microbulbifer sp. SAOS-129_SWC genomic DNA includes:
- a CDS encoding SRPBCC family protein, whose translation is MVHISISIDRPPETVYAFAANPQNLPRWAAGLARSEVLRDGDAWVAEAPFGRVKIRFAPHNAFGVMDHEVELANGEVVQNPMRVVANGSGSELIFTLLRQPQMSDAQFAADTQAVEEDLQSLKHLLESESLR